Part of the Eleginops maclovinus isolate JMC-PN-2008 ecotype Puerto Natales chromosome 3, JC_Emac_rtc_rv5, whole genome shotgun sequence genome is shown below.
CTTTActcatttttttttccttttcgtTATTCTTGGATCAGTCCTGCTGCTCATTTTTCGACCAGTCTTGCCATCCACCCGCATAATTATGAACACTaagggagggaagaaggaagAAAGTGAATGAAATGTTGCATAAACACAGGTGACTCCAAAATAAAACTGCACTAGTTTGACTTTACTCGTTAATAAACATAGTAATATGCTACATTTAATGAAGTTATTGTTAGCATCTTAAACTAAgtccccttttttcttcttttcagtcAGACACTGGATGTGTGGTagttcttaaaaaaacattgcatgATGGGTTGTCCTCATGCACAGGTCAGTAACCTCAAGTTGGTGGGACTTATTACTGATTCACTATGAAATGTCAGATATAAACCTAGCCATGAAAGTTTACTGGTACACCAGCCTTAGTCCAgaattgaaaacatgttttaacaagAAACAACAAATATCATTTGTTGTACATGGCTAGAATACCTTTGTTATTTATGGATTTAACAATGAGGTGAGAAGTAATTATTTTTGACAGATTTATGCCAGGGAAACATGTCTCACTCTTTGTATCCCAGAGAGGCGGCTGTGTCCAGTGCTGATTTGCTCCTGATCCCTGCCAGACAGGTAAACACGATGTTGTCTGTCTGCTGGGGCATTTCACCTCCGTATTTTTCATTGAACTCTTCCGCATCCAGCTGGAGGGCAGTGCCCACCTGTGCCACTACAAAGTCAAACAAGCACAGACAAATTAAGAATTAGAAGAAGTacttaaaatatgtgttattagGTAAAAAAAGAATCTTTAACTGGTCCGGGAACGATGGTGAGTACAATCAAACCCTTGCACCAAATTATATTTctaaggattttttaaaagaatgtcaTTTAGAACGTTTGTAAGCAGACATCTAAACTGGGAATGTAATATTGGAGACATGTTCCCATAATTAAGGGCCTGTAATTATAAACTGAGTCAGAGCCCTGGTTGTGGGTGATGATGTATAAATGTTTGGTGTGATGATTTAGGACATTTTTTATGACCCCTAATAACATACTAGTAACACAGTGGTTGTCAATCTAGGGGTTGGAACTCCTAAGGAGGTCTTAAGAGGATTGGCTCCCCAGATGGTTAAGGAGAAAGAGGATTAAAATGAATTCCCCTTTAATCATCATACGCATACATgtacacagcacacacagtgaaatttagTGTCTGTATTTGACCCGTCCATgtattaggagcagtgggcagctactaTACAGCGTCCACAGAATAGTGAGGGTGTGGGGCCTTGCTCAAGGACGAGGTAAACTTGAAAAGTaacagtccacactccataATACTTGGTTCATGACCCTCttgttcccaagccaagtccctagAGACTGAGTTCCTGCTGCTCAacttattattaaataaaatatttaaaataactgacATATTGAGACTCCAAGATGGCTGTAATTGTTATAATTTGTGCTTGGATGTGGGTATTATATACCAAAATGCTTAGACACCAACTAATTATTTAACCAATTGCCATGATAAAGTGCATAATGCTGTTTATGCAGAAAGATTATGACCTATCACTGCATTTAGGTGTGGGAAGGCCACCTGAATTATTCTGAAGTAATTGGACCTGACGTTATATTCATGCCAACCTAACATaacatttctcattattttagGAAGTGTAACACTCACGGGGGACGTTAATTGACCCAGGGATGGAGCCGTACTCCCTGAGCTCCCAGGGCTCCCTAACATCTATTACCACAGCTTTCTGGCCGGATAGGAGTTGCTTCAGCTGGTCATAACTCAAATCTGGGTTCAGTGGCGCTGAACTGAACCCGCGGAGCAGCAACTCTGTGTCTGAAAGCaaaaccagaggtggaagaagcactcagatttgatacttaagtaaaagaggCAATATCACGTTTTCGAAATTCCCATACAAGTAAAATTCCTACTTAAGTACCAAAGTATTGACATCACAATATacacttaaagtaccaaaacgTATTATACGTAATAGCCCATTTCATAATcttatatattaaataatggATTATAATTAgtcatgctttaatgtgttACTCACCGGTGGTTAAGCTTATTCTAACTGCTTTATCTTTATTGCTGCTAGATATCTTAACCTTAAATTATATTGCAATGTTTATGAATGCTTTGTAAATATTGGCTTCGAAAATGTAGTTGAACAATACGTTTGAAGTAGTATCACATGAAAAGGCTCAGATAAAATACAAGTACCTCCCAAATTAACTTAagtatagtacttgagtaaaagtacttcattACATAGCACCATTGAGCCAAACAGAGAGCATGCTATGAACATTTTCATAACATCAGAGTGAGTCACGAGCCAATCAGCTGACATTTAAATGGACAGTAGCCTACAGCCTACAGATAGGATAACTTGTAAGAAATAGTACACCGTAAAggtggtaataataataatgtaatgtgaAGCTTACGTTTGCAACCGTGGTGAGTGTTGACAAGGCTGGACACAGAGCTTCGTCCTCCAGGAAGGACGGTACTGTTCCATAACAGCCGCGGAACAACACCGGCAAACCTCCAGCACCTTCTGAGAGCCATGAGTGAACAGTTACACAACGGCTTACACTTATATTAACACTTCGTCCACATAAACCTGTAATTACGCAGCTATACTGCGAGCTACAGCTACCACAATTCTCGCTCCTGACCTGCCAACAATGACCTGCGCATGCGCAGAAGTACGGATCCGCTCAAGGTCTAAAATACCCTCCCCTAACTTCTTATCAAACCTAAGTTATTAACCTAATATATCAAAGGCCAAACCATTATCAACACAAGCAAGTGATATGTGCTCTATATGGCTTAAACCTTTGCACTATGTCACATATTGTATAGTCATAGGAAATACGGCAGAGCGCTATCCATTTATTAATCAAGAGTTATCATAATACATCCATGGCACATGCCGCTTTTCAGAAGCAAACATggcttttatttcagttttcatTAACACTAATTTAATAATGGTTTCGAGTATACCACTAATTTCacatcaaataaacagaaaaacttGACATAATAATTAAGGTTGCACTTATAGTTGGACAAAGGACATGTAAGGACATCAAGACCGGTGTCTGTAAATAGAACATACGAACAAACCAATCCCACAGGTCCTGggtttaaaaacattgaaaaggcTCTTGAATGCCTCAGAACCTGTCACGCTTTGCCTTTTGCCGAGACATTTCCCATTGAACCTGAATGCAGCATTAGGCCAAGCTGAGCTGCCGTAGTGCGTCACATGTTGACTCGGACTGCCAGTTTATGCAACCGAAAGCTTAAACAATTTTAGACAGGCAAAGGCCAAAACGAACAATTATTAAGAAGATTATGATGTTACTATCGGTACTCTGTAGTTTGCACTGACATGTTTTAACATCTCCGTTTATTGTTGGCTAAAACACATGtgttaatgttgtatttattctgaCAAGCTAATGTAGCTAGCCTGTTTGCTAGCCAGGAAGAGTTGACATCTCACTGTTGGCTTCAGGTTAGCTAACACAGTCAACATAGGAGCTAAACTTAAGAGGTGAGTTCATACAGCTTTGCCAAATAGAACTGTGGGGaagttatgtatttattgttacaTTGTAGGTCCTAAATTCGACTATCGAGGCTGCTTGAGGCTTCTTAAACAAACACTAGTGGGTAACGTTAGTTATCTCTTAACGTGGTATCATCTTTTATTTGGCTTGCTATATTTATTCTTAGTTACGTACTAAGTACGAATTATTTGGAAATTAGCATATTTAGCTGTTTTGGTTTTAGTCAACAATGATTTTGAAATAGTAATGTGGCTTTGAGGGTTTTAGGGTTAACAGTGCATAAACAGTTTTAAACAAACCCTTACATTTGAGGAACATTTAGCAGGATATTTATCTTAAACCTATTACCTACTATGGAATTATAAGGTCCAAACAGTGGAATATTCTTCACAAGCAAAGTAATCCATTCCCCATAAGAAGTATTTAACCAGCTAAATACCAAACTGAGGGTGTTAAACCCCCTTAAACGAACATGAATCTAAATGTCAGCAGTTAATAAACAGGGAAAATGGAAATATCTATTGATGTCAATATGATGTAGAGCTAAGAAAGTAATTGGTTACAAAGGATTTGCtattttttcactttatttgaATTTCAATTATGTGTAATGTATTAATATAGATCAGATTTAATTTGGTGCCTAGTAGATACCCTCATAACAACACATTAGGTTGGCTTGCAATAACTAAATTATTTTAGGTCCACTGAGCCAAGTACAAAAGGCAACCATTATTATGTTACTGTACAGATATTTCTGACCGTGCTCTAGCTAGCTTTCAATATATTGTGTGCTACAATAAGTAAAAATGATCATGGCAGGTCTACCCTTGTGCAAGTGTTGCTACACTGAAGTACTGTTGTTGGAAACACATGTTAAggtagtttatttttgtaaagtaaCACCTATGTTTGCCcttaatttttttaattcagatgCGGCTAAAGGACCCCTTCTCCTTGAAAGCCGCCGATATGACTAAGCGGACTAATAAACCGAGGAAACCTCGAGATGAGGAGTCATCAGATGAAGTCAGCGGTAAGTCACTGAAGCAGCATACGGCACCAAACAGTTGACATTGGGGCTTTATATTTAAATTCGTCACAATGTTCACCAAGTTTATCAAATAACTTACCAAGTACATTAATCCCCTGCCCTTTACTCATTACAGTATTTACAACACAGCATTGGTTTCAACTAAACTccaatcattattattattactgttattcaCTGCAGGTGCTGTGCACATCATCCCCAGTTTGAAATATAATCACAAAACATTCTACAAATGTTCccaaaaggtacattttaaagGGTCAATTTTCCATTAcagcatattttgtttttaatcagggtTGACTTGCCAGCATGTGAGTAAAGCCGTGGACCTGAGCTCAGTGAAGAAGTCGGTGCTCTCCAGCGTGTGGGTGGTGTGCTCCGATTGCCTAAAGGAGAGGACCATGATCGATGATGAGCCAGCAGCATCCCATGACATCCTTGTGTGCTTAAAGTGTGGCTTCCAggtaacaaatatttaaattgtatttttaagataagaaaagataGACCATTATctatccccgtggggaaattcaggagttgaagcagcaacagagtgagagtgaaaaacaggacagtacagaCTCACacaaggtaaaataataataacaaaaaaataatataaaatccAAAATAAACTGATGTAGTAACTGTTGAAACAAGAATcaatagtaatagtagtaaGTTGAATCAATAGTAATCAGTGCAAACTAGGGCTGCACATTGACGTTGGGGCCTCATTGGTATCTCCAGATTAAGGctttaaatgaacaaacatgAAGTCCACTATGACAGGACAACAAGATGTGCTTGTTGAACCAGACTGTTGCAGAAGTGTgtgcaaacacaaatatgtcTGCTGCGGTGTTGACAGTTCAATGCGCATTTTCACATGATCCCTGTGGACAAAGATTAAATTGTTTTGCAACGTGTAACATTTGCAGAATTTCCCTAGAGATGCCTTTTTTTTAGATGATTGTTTGTAGGGTTACATGTTGTAAAAAATGGCATGCTGCACCTTAACCTAAGTGGAAGTCCTTATTTTGTCTGAGAATAaacttttgtctttaaaaaaaaaaaaaaaatgtctttcttacAGGGCTGTAACCAGTCTGGGGTCCAGCACTCTGTCAAGCACCACCAAGCTTTCCATCCGGAGTCTCACTGCATCACTATCAGCCTGAGCACGTGGAAGGCCTGGTGAGAAACCTCAATCTGCATTTATTGtcaactttataaaaaaaaacaagcctgCACACACTGCCAATGTGTGTCAACTTGCTATGACACACGCCAAGATGCCTCCAGTGCGTGGCTTTACATAGGAAAGAAATGGCAGTGGGTTTTCAATACATATTTCCAGACTTAAATGTCATTCAActattatatttgattttgcTCGTGAATTGATCTCCAATTCAGTCAGATTCTGTACTCAAATAATGTTTCAATAGTTTCTCGagggtttatttatttcccaCAGAAACTTACTATCCTGTTTGTCTCATTGTGTCAGGTGTTATGAATGTAATGAGGAGCTCTCCACTCACTGCAACAAGAAGGCTTTGGCTCAGACGCTGGACTTTTTACAAAAGCACTCCGTCAAGGCTACATCAGGTAAGGTGTTCATCAACACGGCAACTTCCTGGAGGTCTAGCCCTCTCCTGATGAAAGCTTAGGTTACACACAATGCATCTTCACTGCAGGGATGTAAACTCACAtgattttcatttaaacaacCTTGTCAGTTAAAGTAGAAAACGAGTGGCCTCTGAGACAGACAACCTGTAGGCTACTCATACTTGGATATTAATGGTTCATAATTATGTGTCTGCAGTGCCTATACCCAATAAGCTAATAGCACCATGACTGTATATCTGACTTTGCATGGAATATGAATGAAAGCAATGGACATAACTGGTCAAATagcttcaaatgttttattgttagtGATCCACCCAACTGACTGCAGTACACCTGCTCCCCCTGGTGGTAGTGGTCATCTGAATCCTTGGCGCTTACCTGTCATTCTCCGTATCAGCCGACGTGCGTTATGAGGCAATATTGCAGTGTGAACCGCCCTGTGATAGGGGCGTTGTTTCTTATGGATGGAGACTTTTCGTTATGCTTAGGGCTTGCATTTTTTCCTTATTGCCTTCTTACGGTTATAAAATGAGCAACAGAACAAGGTTCATTGCGTAGGCTTTCACCTAAATGAAATTTGCTTTGGTGAATTGCTGCACAACATAAACATAgcaaaaggaaattaaattaaaataactaaaaaaaacaagagatggGAAGAAATTTGCAAATATTAGGaggaaaaaatatgaacaatatatctgaattaaaatgaaagatgtATGGAAGAAAGTTACAATAGGAGTATGATCAAATATAAT
Proteins encoded:
- the tstd3 gene encoding thiosulfate sulfurtransferase/rhodanese-like domain-containing protein 3 translates to MALRRCWRFAGVVPRLLWNSTVLPGGRSSVSSLVNTHHGCKHTELLLRGFSSAPLNPDLSYDQLKQLLSGQKAVVIDVREPWELREYGSIPGSINVPLAQVGTALQLDAEEFNEKYGGEMPQQTDNIVFTCLAGIRSKSALDTAASLGYKDVHNYAGGWQDWSKNEQQD